The DNA window ACGAGGTCGTGGTGTTCGAGCCGTTCTACGAGAACTACGGCCCCGACGCCGTGCTCGCGGGCGCGAAGCCCGTGTTCGTGCCGCTCGTCGCGCCCGACTGGCGCATCGACGAGGAGCGGCTGCGGGCGGCGCTGGCGCGCCGGCCGAAGGCGCTCGTGCTCAACACGCCCCACAACCCCACGGGCAAGGTGTTCACGCGCGAGGAGGTGGACCTGATCGCGCGGCTGGTGATCGAGCACGACGTGCCGTGGGTGTTCACCGACGAGATCTACGAGCACATCGTCTACGCGGGGCACCACCACCCGATCGCGCAGTGGCCCGGGATGGCCGAGCGCACGGTGACGATCTCCGGGCTCTCCAAGACGTTCAGCTGCACGGGGTGGCGGCTCGGCTACGCGATCGCGCCGGCTGCGGCGTCGGGCGCGATCCGCAAGGTGCACGACTTCCTCACGGTGGGCGCGCCGGCGCCGCTGCAGGCCGCGGGCGCGGTGGGCATGGCGTTCGACGCCGACTACTTCAACCACCTCGCGATGGACTACCGCGCGCGGCGCGACCTGCTGTGCGGCGCGCTGGCCGAGGCAGGCTTCACCTTCACCGCGCCCGAAGGCGCGTACTACGTGCTGGCGGGCTACGGCGCCGTGCGCGAGGCGGTGGACGACGTGGCGTTCGCGAAGTGGCTGGCGGCGGACGTCGGCGTGGCGACGGTGCCGGGGTCGAGCTTCTACCGCAAGCGCGACGGCGCGGGGCGCGGCTTGGTGCGCTTCGCGTTCTGC is part of the Roseisolibacter agri genome and encodes:
- a CDS encoding pyridoxal phosphate-dependent aminotransferase, producing the protein MVSSRASTFTESVIREMTRVAQQHGAINLAQGFPDFPMPAPMKDAACAAIHGDVNQYAITWGTPALRLAIAEKYRRWYGIEVDPDREVTVTCGATEAMAAVFLALVDPGDEVVVFEPFYENYGPDAVLAGAKPVFVPLVAPDWRIDEERLRAALARRPKALVLNTPHNPTGKVFTREEVDLIARLVIEHDVPWVFTDEIYEHIVYAGHHHPIAQWPGMAERTVTISGLSKTFSCTGWRLGYAIAPAAASGAIRKVHDFLTVGAPAPLQAAGAVGMAFDADYFNHLAMDYRARRDLLCGALAEAGFTFTAPEGAYYVLAGYGAVREAVDDVAFAKWLAADVGVATVPGSSFYRKRDGAGRGLVRFAFCKREETLQAAADRLAGIRVGA